Proteins from a genomic interval of Acinonyx jubatus isolate Ajub_Pintada_27869175 chromosome B4, VMU_Ajub_asm_v1.0, whole genome shotgun sequence:
- the LOC128316391 gene encoding olfactory receptor 8S1-like, translated as MKNVSMITEFVLLGLSSDPQIQTMLFVLFLGIYLLTLVGNLVMILVIRVDPRLHTPMYFFLGHLSFLDLSFSSVTVPKMLQNFLSQKKSISVWGCITQSFFCLLCGCAEASLLSAMAYDRYAAICHPLLYTMVMNRPLCMVMVSAAWGIGVLNSLVNNLFIHKLHFCGSNIIFHFCCELPSLFPLSCTDPTANKFLLSGSSAFLGLLTLPLILFSYSRIISAILNIRSSEGQAKAFSTCSSHLTVVLLFYGTALFRYISPASGSVLERMVSIQYSVITSLLNPLIYSLKNQEVKAALQRMLKQQKCASWYNKSCVILLRK; from the coding sequence ATGAAAAATGTCAGTATGATTACTGAGTTTGTCCTCCTGGGATTATCCAGTGACCCCCAGATCCAGACCATGCTCTTCGTGCTGTTCCTGGGGATTTACCTCCTGACCCTGGTGGGGAATCTGGTGATGATCCTGGTGATCAGGGTTGATCCCCGCCTCCAcacacccatgtacttcttccttggACACCTATCCTTCCTGGATCTCAGTTTCTCCTCAGTCACTGTGCCCAAGATGCTACAGAACTTCCTGTCTCAGAAGAAAAGCATCTCTGTGTGGGGCTGTATCACCCAGagtttcttttgtcttctctgtggGTGTGCAGAAGCCAGTCTGCTCTCtgccatggcctatgaccgctatgctGCCATCTGCCACCCTCTGCTCTATACCATGGTCATGAACAGGCCTCTCTGCATGGTAATGGTCAGTGCAGCATGGGGAATAGGGGTTCTGAACTCACTGGTAAATAATCTTTTCATCCACAAGTTACATTTCTGTGGGTCCAACATCATCTTCCACTTCTGCTGTGAGCTGCCCTCACTTTTCCCTCTGTCATGTACTGATCCCACTGCCAACAAGTTCCTTCTGTCAGGGTCCAGTGCATTTCTAGGGCTGCTGACGCTTCCCCTGATCCTCTTCTCTTACTCCAGAATAATTTCTGCCATTCTGAACATCCGCTCCTCTGAGGGCCAAGCCaaagccttctccacctgctcctcccacctcaCCGTGGTGCTCTTGTTCTATGGGACGGCTCTATTCAGGTACatcagccctgcctcaggctcagtGTTGGAGCGCATGGTCTCCATTCAGTACAGTGTGATCACATCCTTGCTGAACCCCCTCATCTACAGCCTCAAGAACCAGGAGGTGAAGGCTGCTCTGCAGAGGATGCTGAAGCAACAAAAGTGTGCCTCATGGTACAATAAAAGCTGTGTGATTCTGctcagga